A part of Parvimonas micra genomic DNA contains:
- a CDS encoding GbpC/Spa domain-containing protein: MKKREIIKKIVSMLMIFALVVPIASQAYAADPTRGVEVNADHSKLDQAVQEAKDSGVDISKEATQDKGTASSNSEADAKLAAVKADYENQIQKIKAAKLKMDDYIAKKKEYDELKKKYDEELAKYKIEKEKYDKALEELEKHKNDDGYLKSPLGQPLVFESEPDAVLHLGALEEHEQGKFYRYALALNYLSGSDSTSKTKRDLAYDHLKNFDDKPNHKGKRVFLKKDKTLVARYTNLKRSYMNGKKISSIEYRYTLKSTGNLGKNEIPAFLYSDPTITLRYWSFFSNIKINMEVKMYDEHGKEIDTKDALLDFQSLNRGHGYRTLNGINAIEKVHYYTGTPLEINGSSVKAHSDGLYADKSNYTKPDGSKYESYEWDSETSPLNWYGAIVGRQTQSNINFDMESEHCVNVWFAFDSKVKPKNIPTKPTPPTPPKEPQKPETNVSYHYDVFYVKSQVEKKVTNASNQDINNKVVDTGSVVNFELKASDFPKHHEEIKSLVFTDTLPEYYKLDLEGTRANSPDYDVEYTEGTRLLKFTAKTSLLEKINKDLTKDAKVPSPKITGKVTKEGTKYENKFKISINNNYDVESDPVRVFTPTKPVKNVFDSSAPQVSIDGEIVKAGQELLYKVTYKNTTGKDQKVEIKDKIPEYTTYVDGSASDGGVYKDGEITWTKEKVAADETFEVTFKVKVKDNVSGEIIKNKANVLEGNNKFETNETTNPTSTKPKKDVFDSQNDQVSIDGQIVKAGQELLYKVTYKNTTGKDQKVEIKDKIPEYTTYVDGSASDGGVYKDGEITWTKEKVAADETFEVTFKVKVKDDVSGEVIKNKANVLEGNNKFETNETTNPTSTKPKKDVFDSQNDQVSIDGQIVKAGQELLYKVTYKNTTGKDQKVEIKDKIPEYTTYVDGSASDGGVYKDGEITWTKEKVAADETFEVTFKVKVKDDVSGEVIKNKANVLEGNNKFETNETTNPTSTKPKKDVFDSQNDQVSIDGQIVKAGQELLYKVTYKNTTGKDQKVEIKDKIPEYTTYVDGSASDGGVYKDGEITWTKEKVAADETFEVTFKVKVKDDVSGEVIKNKANVLEGNNKFETNETTNPTSTKPKKDVFDSQNDQVSIDGQIVKAGQELLYKVTYKNTTGKDQKVEIKDKIPEYTTYVDGSASDGGVYKDGEITWTKEKVAADETFEVTFKVKVKDDVSGEVIKNKANVLEGNNKFETNETTNPTSTKPKKDVFDSQNDQVSIDGQIVKAGQELLYKVTYKNTTGKDQKVEIKDKIPEYTTYVDGSASDGGVYKDGEITWTKEKVAADETFEVTFKVKVKDDVSGEVIKNKANVLEGNNKFETNETTNPTSTKPKKDVFDSQNDQVSIDGQIVKAGQELLYKVTYKNTTGKDQKVEIKDKIPEYTTYVDGSASDGGVYKDGEITWTKEKVAADETFEVTFKVKVKDDVSGEVIKNKANVLEGNNKFETNETTNPTSTKPKKDVFDSQNDQVSIDGQIVKAGQELLYKVTYKNTTGKDQKVEIKDKIPEYTTYVDGSASDGGVYKDGEITWTKEKVAADETFEVTFKVKVKDDVSGEVIKNKANVLEGNNKFETNETTNPTSTKPKKDVFDSQNDQVSIDGQIVKAGQELLYKVTYKNTTGKDQKIEIKDKIPEYTTYVDGSASDGGVYKDGEITWTKEKVAADETFEVTFKVKVKDDVSGEVIKNKANVLEGNNKFETNETTNPTSTKPKKDVFDSQNDQVSIDGQIVKAGQELLYKVTYKNTTGKDQKVEIKDKIPEYTTYVDGSASDGGVYKDGEITWTKEKVAADETFEVTFKVKVKDDVSGEVIKNKANVLEGNNKFETNETTNPTSTKPKKDVFETKDPEVSIDGKETRPGAELLYKVTYKNTTGKEQKVEIKDTIPEHTTYVEGSASDGGVYKDGVITWTKEKVAAGETFEVTFKVKVDENAGGNTVKNKANVLEGNNKFETNETTNPVSTKPVKDVFDSKNDKVSIDGKEVKAGQELLYKVTYKNTTGKEQKVVIKDAIPAHTKYVEGSADNNGVYENGVITWTKEKVAPGETFEVTFKVKVDENVNGEVIKNKANVLEGNNNYETNETTNPTPKKPGKEIPRTGFGANTALYTALLGLSTVALGGFRIRYKKKNNK; this comes from the coding sequence ATGAAGAAAAGGGAAATTATTAAGAAGATTGTATCTATGTTAATGATCTTCGCCCTAGTTGTACCGATTGCGTCACAAGCTTATGCAGCAGATCCGACTAGAGGAGTAGAAGTAAATGCGGATCACTCCAAATTAGATCAAGCTGTACAAGAAGCTAAAGATTCAGGGGTTGACATTTCAAAGGAAGCAACTCAGGATAAAGGAACTGCAAGTTCCAATTCAGAAGCGGATGCAAAATTGGCAGCAGTAAAGGCTGATTATGAAAATCAGATACAAAAAATTAAAGCAGCAAAATTAAAAATGGACGATTATATTGCTAAGAAAAAGGAATATGATGAATTAAAGAAAAAATATGATGAAGAATTAGCAAAATATAAAATCGAAAAGGAAAAATATGATAAAGCTTTAGAAGAACTTGAAAAACACAAGAATGATGATGGATATTTGAAATCACCGCTTGGACAACCGCTCGTTTTTGAATCAGAACCTGATGCAGTTTTGCATTTAGGAGCACTTGAAGAACATGAGCAAGGAAAGTTTTATAGATATGCATTAGCATTGAATTATTTGAGTGGTAGTGATAGTACGTCAAAGACAAAAAGAGATCTCGCATATGATCATCTTAAAAATTTTGATGACAAGCCTAATCATAAAGGAAAGAGAGTATTTCTAAAAAAGGATAAGACACTAGTAGCAAGGTATACTAATCTTAAAAGGTCTTACATGAATGGTAAGAAAATTTCATCAATTGAGTACAGATATACTCTTAAGAGTACAGGTAATTTAGGTAAAAATGAAATTCCGGCATTTTTGTATTCAGATCCAACTATTACACTAAGATACTGGTCATTTTTTAGTAATATAAAAATAAACATGGAAGTTAAGATGTATGACGAACATGGTAAGGAAATTGATACAAAAGACGCACTTCTTGATTTCCAATCATTAAATAGAGGACATGGATATCGAACACTTAATGGAATAAACGCAATTGAAAAAGTGCACTATTACACAGGAACACCATTGGAAATTAATGGGTCATCAGTAAAGGCACATAGCGACGGTTTATATGCAGATAAATCAAATTATACTAAACCAGATGGTTCAAAGTATGAATCATATGAATGGGATTCAGAAACTTCCCCATTAAATTGGTATGGAGCGATAGTTGGTAGGCAAACTCAGTCAAATATTAATTTTGATATGGAGTCTGAACACTGTGTTAACGTGTGGTTTGCTTTTGATAGCAAGGTAAAACCTAAGAACATACCTACAAAACCGACACCGCCGACACCACCTAAAGAACCACAAAAGCCTGAAACAAATGTTAGTTACCATTATGATGTATTTTATGTAAAATCACAAGTAGAGAAAAAGGTAACTAATGCAAGTAATCAAGATATAAATAATAAGGTAGTAGATACAGGGTCAGTTGTAAACTTTGAATTAAAAGCTTCTGATTTTCCAAAACATCATGAAGAGATAAAATCACTGGTATTCACTGATACATTACCTGAATATTATAAACTTGATTTAGAAGGAACAAGAGCAAACAGTCCTGATTATGATGTAGAATATACTGAAGGCACAAGACTTCTTAAATTTACAGCTAAGACAAGTTTGTTAGAAAAGATAAATAAGGATCTTACAAAAGACGCGAAAGTTCCTTCACCAAAGATTACCGGAAAGGTAACAAAAGAGGGAACAAAATACGAAAACAAATTTAAAATTAGTATTAATAACAACTATGATGTGGAATCAGATCCGGTTAGAGTATTTACACCTACAAAACCTGTAAAAAATGTATTTGACAGTTCAGCACCACAAGTAAGTATAGATGGTGAAATTGTAAAAGCGGGACAAGAATTACTTTACAAAGTAACTTACAAGAACACAACAGGAAAAGATCAAAAAGTAGAAATAAAAGATAAGATTCCTGAATATACAACTTATGTAGACGGATCAGCAAGTGATGGCGGAGTTTACAAAGATGGAGAAATTACTTGGACAAAAGAAAAAGTAGCAGCAGATGAAACATTCGAAGTTACATTCAAAGTAAAAGTAAAAGATAATGTAAGCGGCGAAATAATAAAGAATAAGGCAAATGTATTAGAAGGAAATAATAAGTTTGAAACAAATGAAACAACAAATCCAACTTCTACAAAGCCAAAGAAAGATGTATTTGATAGTCAAAACGATCAAGTAAGTATAGACGGACAAATAGTAAAAGCCGGACAAGAATTACTTTACAAAGTAACTTACAAGAACACAACAGGAAAAGATCAAAAAGTAGAAATAAAAGATAAGATTCCTGAATATACAACTTATGTAGACGGATCAGCAAGTGATGGTGGAGTTTACAAAGATGGAGAAATTACTTGGACAAAAGAAAAAGTAGCAGCAGATGAAACATTCGAAGTTACTTTCAAAGTAAAAGTAAAAGATGATGTAAGTGGCGAAGTAATAAAGAATAAGGCAAATGTATTAGAAGGAAATAACAAGTTTGAAACAAATGAAACAACAAATCCAACTTCTACAAAGCCAAAGAAAGATGTATTTGATAGTCAAAACGATCAAGTAAGTATAGACGGACAAATAGTAAAAGCGGGACAAGAATTACTTTACAAAGTAACTTACAAGAACACAACAGGAAAAGATCAAAAAGTAGAAATAAAAGATAAGATTCCTGAATATACAACTTATGTAGACGGATCAGCAAGTGATGGCGGAGTTTACAAAGATGGAGAAATTACTTGGACAAAAGAAAAAGTAGCAGCAGATGAAACATTTGAAGTTACTTTCAAAGTAAAAGTAAAAGATGATGTAAGTGGCGAAGTAATAAAGAATAAGGCAAATGTATTAGAAGGAAATAACAAGTTTGAAACAAATGAAACAACAAATCCAACTTCTACAAAGCCAAAGAAAGATGTATTTGATAGTCAAAATGATCAAGTAAGTATAGACGGACAAATAGTAAAAGCCGGACAAGAATTACTTTACAAAGTAACTTACAAGAACACAACAGGAAAAGATCAAAAAGTAGAAATAAAAGATAAGATTCCTGAATATACAACTTATGTAGACGGATCAGCAAGTGATGGTGGAGTTTACAAAGATGGAGAAATTACTTGGACAAAAGAAAAAGTAGCAGCAGATGAAACATTCGAAGTTACTTTCAAAGTAAAAGTAAAAGATGATGTAAGTGGCGAAGTAATAAAGAATAAGGCAAATGTATTAGAAGGAAATAACAAGTTTGAAACAAATGAAACAACAAATCCAACTTCTACAAAGCCAAAGAAAGATGTATTTGATAGTCAAAATGATCAAGTAAGTATAGACGGACAAATAGTAAAAGCCGGACAAGAATTACTTTACAAAGTAACTTACAAGAACACAACAGGAAAAGATCAAAAAGTAGAAATAAAAGATAAGATTCCTGAATATACAACTTATGTAGACGGATCAGCAAGTGATGGTGGAGTTTACAAAGATGGAGAAATTACTTGGACAAAAGAAAAAGTAGCAGCAGATGAAACATTTGAAGTTACTTTCAAAGTAAAAGTAAAAGATGATGTAAGTGGCGAAGTAATAAAGAATAAGGCAAATGTATTAGAAGGAAATAACAAGTTTGAAACAAATGAAACAACAAATCCAACTTCTACAAAGCCAAAGAAAGATGTATTTGATAGTCAAAACGATCAAGTAAGTATAGACGGACAAATAGTAAAAGCCGGACAAGAATTACTTTACAAAGTAACTTACAAGAACACAACAGGAAAAGATCAAAAAGTAGAAATAAAAGATAAGATTCCTGAATATACAACTTATGTAGACGGATCAGCAAGTGATGGTGGAGTTTACAAAGATGGAGAAATTACTTGGACAAAAGAAAAAGTAGCAGCAGATGAAACATTCGAAGTTACTTTCAAAGTAAAAGTAAAAGATGATGTAAGTGGCGAAGTAATAAAGAATAAGGCAAATGTATTAGAAGGAAATAACAAGTTTGAAACAAATGAAACAACAAATCCAACTTCTACAAAGCCAAAGAAAGATGTATTTGATAGTCAAAACGATCAAGTAAGTATAGACGGACAAATAGTAAAAGCCGGACAAGAATTACTTTACAAAGTAACTTACAAGAACACAACAGGAAAAGATCAAAAAGTAGAAATAAAAGATAAGATTCCTGAATATACAACTTATGTAGACGGATCAGCAAGTGATGGTGGAGTTTACAAAGATGGAGAAATTACTTGGACAAAAGAAAAAGTAGCAGCAGATGAAACATTTGAAGTTACTTTCAAAGTAAAAGTAAAAGATGATGTAAGTGGCGAAGTAATAAAGAATAAGGCAAATGTATTAGAAGGAAATAACAAGTTTGAAACAAATGAAACAACAAATCCAACTTCTACAAAGCCAAAGAAAGATGTATTTGATAGTCAAAATGATCAAGTAAGTATAGACGGACAAATAGTAAAAGCCGGACAAGAATTACTTTACAAAGTAACTTACAAGAACACAACAGGAAAAGATCAAAAAGTAGAAATAAAAGATAAGATTCCTGAATATACAACTTATGTAGACGGATCAGCAAGTGATGGTGGAGTTTACAAAGATGGAGAAATTACTTGGACAAAAGAAAAAGTAGCAGCAGATGAAACATTCGAAGTTACTTTCAAAGTAAAAGTAAAAGATGATGTAAGTGGCGAAGTAATAAAGAATAAGGCAAATGTATTAGAAGGAAATAACAAGTTTGAAACAAATGAAACAACAAATCCAACTTCTACAAAGCCAAAGAAAGATGTATTTGATAGTCAAAACGATCAAGTAAGTATAGACGGACAAATAGTAAAAGCCGGACAAGAATTACTTTACAAAGTAACTTACAAGAACACAACAGGAAAAGATCAAAAAATAGAAATAAAAGATAAGATTCCTGAATATACAACTTATGTAGACGGATCAGCAAGTGATGGCGGAGTTTACAAAGATGGAGAAATTACTTGGACAAAAGAAAAAGTAGCAGCAGATGAAACATTTGAAGTTACTTTCAAAGTAAAAGTAAAAGATGATGTAAGTGGCGAAGTAATAAAGAATAAGGCAAATGTATTAGAAGGAAATAACAAGTTTGAAACAAATGAAACAACAAATCCAACTTCTACAAAGCCAAAGAAAGATGTATTTGATAGTCAAAATGATCAAGTAAGTATAGACGGACAAATAGTAAAAGCCGGACAAGAATTACTTTACAAAGTAACTTACAAGAACACAACAGGAAAAGATCAAAAAGTAGAAATAAAAGATAAGATTCCTGAATATACAACTTATGTAGACGGATCAGCAAGTGATGGTGGAGTTTACAAAGATGGAGAAATTACTTGGACAAAAGAAAAAGTAGCAGCAGATGAAACATTCGAAGTTACTTTCAAAGTAAAAGTAAAAGATGATGTAAGTGGCGAAGTAATAAAGAATAAGGCAAATGTATTAGAAGGAAATAACAAGTTTGAAACAAATGAAACAACAAATCCAACTTCTACAAAGCCAAAGAAAGATGTATTTGAAACTAAAGATCCTGAAGTAAGCATTGATGGTAAAGAAACAAGACCTGGTGCCGAATTACTTTACAAGGTAACTTACAAGAACACAACAGGAAAAGAACAAAAAGTAGAAATAAAAGATACTATACCTGAACATACAACTTATGTAGAAGGTTCAGCTAGTGATGGCGGAGTTTACAAAGATGGAGTAATCACTTGGACAAAAGAAAAAGTAGCAGCAGGAGAAACATTTGAAGTTACTTTCAAAGTAAAAGTAGATGAAAACGCAGGTGGAAATACTGTCAAGAACAAAGCAAATGTATTAGAAGGAAATAACAAGTTTGAAACAAATGAAACAACAAATCCTGTATCTACAAAACCTGTTAAAGATGTATTTGATAGTAAAAATGATAAAGTAAGTATAGACGGTAAGGAAGTAAAAGCCGGACAAGAACTACTTTACAAAGTAACTTACAAGAACACAACAGGAAAAGAACAAAAAGTTGTAATTAAAGATGCTATACCTGCACATACAAAATATGTAGAAGGTTCTGCTGATAACAACGGTGTTTATGAAAATGGAGTAATCACTTGGACAAAAGAAAAAGTGGCACCTGGAGAAACATTTGAAGTTACATTTAAAGTAAAAGTAGATGAAAATGTAAATGGTGAAGTAATTAAGAATAAGGCAAATGTATTAGAAGGAAACAATAATTACGAAACAAACGAAACAACAAATCCTACACCTAAAAAACCTGGAAAAGAAATACCTAGAACAGGATTTGGAGCAAATACTGCATTATACACAGCTTTATTGGGATTATCAACTGTTGCACTTGGTGGATTTAGAATCAGATACAAGAAAAAGAATAATAAATAA
- the rsmG gene encoding 16S rRNA (guanine(527)-N(7))-methyltransferase RsmG has product MDNLKSLTQKENIILSDIALEKFEIYRKLILEWNEKINLTAITDEEAMNTKHFLDCLLLTKTGLFDDDKSILDVGTGAGFPAIPLKLYNENLKVTMLDSLNKRIKFLNIVIEDLNLKNIKAIHGRAEEVGRKEGFRESFDIVSSRAVASLSLLLEFTIPFLKVNGLFLAMKGPSYLEEVEDSKNALKKLNCKLEKVLNFKIELNGEISERNILIIKKTGKTPDNFPRNMGQIKKKPL; this is encoded by the coding sequence ATGGATAATTTAAAAAGTTTAACTCAAAAAGAAAATATTATTTTAAGTGATATAGCTTTAGAAAAATTTGAAATTTACAGAAAATTAATTCTCGAATGGAATGAAAAAATTAATTTAACAGCTATTACAGATGAAGAAGCTATGAATACAAAACATTTTTTAGATTGTCTATTGCTTACAAAAACAGGACTTTTTGATGATGATAAAAGTATTTTAGATGTTGGAACAGGTGCAGGTTTCCCTGCAATTCCACTTAAACTATATAATGAAAATTTAAAAGTAACAATGCTGGATAGCTTAAACAAAAGGATAAAATTTTTAAATATCGTAATTGAAGATTTGAATTTAAAAAACATAAAAGCTATTCACGGACGTGCAGAAGAAGTCGGAAGAAAAGAGGGCTTTAGAGAAAGTTTTGATATAGTGAGTTCAAGAGCAGTCGCTTCCCTATCTTTACTTTTGGAATTTACGATTCCATTTTTAAAAGTAAATGGACTTTTTCTTGCAATGAAAGGACCATCATATCTTGAAGAAGTTGAAGATTCAAAAAATGCACTAAAAAAATTAAACTGCAAATTAGAAAAGGTTTTGAATTTTAAAATTGAGCTGAATGGAGAAATTTCAGAAAGAAATATTTTAATTATAAAAAAGACAGGAAAAACTCCAGATAATTTTCCTAGAAATATGGGACAAATAAAGAAAAAACCGTTATAA
- the mnmG gene encoding tRNA uridine-5-carboxymethylaminomethyl(34) synthesis enzyme MnmG has product MTNFIDEKYDVVVIGAGHAGCEAGLASARLGLKTAILTISMDSVADMPCNPNIGGTGKGHLVREIDALGGEMAINIDKTFIQSRMLNTSKGPAVHSLRVQADKKMYHTEMKKVLENEKNIDLIQAEVKEILTENNEITGVLTTSNEIFPAKAVIICTGTYLKSMILIGENCYESGPNNWKCSTYLSDSLRNLGIPLRRFKTGTPARVHRDSIDYSKMDIQKGDDNIIPFSFMNEGKDIGNHKEDCFLTYTTLETKKIIEQNLHRSPMYAGIVKGVGPRYCPSIEDKIVRFNEKDEHQVFIEPEGLDTSEMYVQGVSSTLPLEVQKQMYKSILGLENVKIMRPAYGIEYDCIDPTILRATLEHKDIKNLFFAGQINGSSGYEEAASQGIIAGINSAMNILGKEPFVLTRSDAYIGVLIDDLITKGTDEPYRMMTSRTEYRLSLRQDNADLRLTEMSYNIGLATKERYEKCLNKKTLIENEIERLKSSILTPKENTNNALEALGSMKLKTAVSLYDLIKRPELDYEIIKDLDTTREPLDREIKMQVQTMIKYEGYIEKQSQQIEAFKKLENKKLENIDYNSLSGLRIEAVQKLAKFRPETVGQASRISGVSPADINVLLIHLETQRRKNG; this is encoded by the coding sequence ATGACAAATTTTATAGATGAAAAATATGATGTTGTTGTAATCGGAGCAGGTCATGCCGGTTGTGAAGCAGGTCTTGCAAGCGCTAGACTTGGACTTAAGACAGCAATTCTTACAATAAGCATGGATTCAGTTGCCGATATGCCCTGCAATCCAAATATAGGCGGTACAGGAAAAGGCCATTTAGTTCGTGAAATTGACGCTCTAGGCGGAGAAATGGCGATAAATATAGATAAGACTTTTATTCAATCCAGAATGTTAAATACTTCAAAAGGTCCTGCTGTTCACAGTTTACGTGTTCAAGCAGATAAAAAGATGTACCATACTGAAATGAAAAAAGTTTTAGAAAACGAAAAAAATATAGATTTAATTCAAGCAGAAGTTAAGGAAATTTTAACTGAAAATAATGAAATAACAGGAGTTTTAACAACTTCAAATGAAATCTTTCCTGCAAAAGCAGTTATTATCTGTACGGGAACTTATCTTAAATCTATGATTTTAATTGGAGAAAACTGTTATGAAAGTGGTCCAAACAACTGGAAATGCTCTACTTATTTAAGTGATAGTTTGAGAAATTTAGGTATTCCACTTAGACGTTTCAAGACAGGTACTCCTGCAAGAGTTCATAGAGACTCCATTGACTATTCAAAAATGGATATCCAAAAAGGAGATGACAATATAATTCCATTTTCCTTTATGAATGAGGGAAAAGATATAGGAAATCATAAAGAAGATTGTTTTTTAACTTATACAACTTTGGAAACTAAAAAGATAATTGAGCAAAATCTTCATAGAAGTCCTATGTATGCAGGAATTGTAAAGGGTGTAGGTCCAAGATATTGTCCTTCTATTGAGGATAAAATTGTACGTTTTAATGAAAAAGACGAACATCAAGTTTTTATTGAACCGGAAGGTTTGGATACTTCTGAAATGTATGTTCAAGGTGTCAGCAGCACTCTTCCCCTTGAAGTTCAAAAGCAGATGTATAAAAGTATTTTAGGACTTGAAAATGTTAAGATAATGCGTCCTGCTTATGGAATTGAATATGATTGTATTGATCCGACTATTTTAAGGGCTACTTTAGAGCATAAGGATATTAAAAATCTATTCTTTGCAGGTCAAATTAATGGAAGCTCCGGTTATGAAGAAGCTGCAAGTCAAGGTATTATCGCAGGGATAAATTCAGCAATGAATATTTTAGGAAAAGAACCTTTTGTGCTTACCAGAAGTGATGCCTATATCGGAGTTTTAATCGACGATTTGATTACAAAAGGAACTGACGAGCCTTATAGAATGATGACTTCAAGAACTGAATACAGACTTTCTTTAAGACAGGATAATGCTGATTTAAGACTTACAGAAATGAGTTATAATATAGGTTTGGCGACTAAAGAACGTTATGAAAAATGTTTAAATAAAAAGACTTTAATAGAAAATGAAATCGAGAGATTAAAGTCCTCTATCTTAACACCAAAGGAAAATACTAATAATGCTTTAGAAGCATTAGGAAGTATGAAACTTAAAACTGCAGTAAGCCTTTATGATTTAATAAAAAGACCTGAACTTGACTATGAAATAATTAAAGATTTAGATACAACTCGTGAACCTTTGGATAGAGAAATAAAAATGCAAGTTCAAACGATGATTAAATATGAGGGTTATATCGAAAAACAAAGTCAACAAATAGAGGCATTTAAAAAACTTGAAAATAAAAAACTTGAAAATATTGACTATAATTCCCTATCGGGTCTTAGAATTGAAGCTGTTCAAAAACTTGCAAAATTCAGACCTGAAACAGTAGGACAAGCTAGTAGAATTTCAGGAGTAAGCCCTGCAGACATAAATGTTTTGCTTATTCATCTTGAAACTCAAAGGAGAAAAAATGGATAA